A stretch of DNA from Verrucomicrobiia bacterium:
CGATCAAACCGAAGTTAATCAATCGCACCCATCAGGAAGTTTATGTCATCCGAATCCAAATGCCCGTTTCATCAAGGCGCCGGTTTCTCCGGGGCCGTTCCCGCCGGCGCTGGCACCGCGAACCGCGACTGGTGGCCCAACGCCCTGCCGCTGGAAATGCTTCACCAGCACTCCGCCAAATCGAATCCGATGGAGCCCGCCTTCGACTACGCGAAGGAGTTTCAAAGCCTCGACTACGCGGCCTTGAAGAAGGATCTCGCAGCCCTCATGACGGATTCGCAGGACTGGTGGCCCGCCGACTTCGGTCACTACGGCCCACTGTTCATCCGCATGGCCTGGCACAGCGCCGGCACCTACCGCATTAGCGATGGCCGTGGCGGCGGTGGGCGCGGCCAGCAACGCTTTGCTCCGCTCAACAGCTGGCCGGATAATGTCAGTCTCGACAAGGCGCGTCGCCTGCTCTGGCCGATCAAGCAGAAATACGGCCGCAAGATTTCCTGGGCCGATCTGCTGATTCTCGCCGGCAATGTCGCCCTCGAAACCATGGGCTTCAAAACCTTCGGCTTTGCCGGCGGCCGGGAAGACACTTGGGAACCCGACCAGGATGTGTATTGGGGTAAGGAGACCAAGTGGCTCGACGACAAACGCTACTCCGGCGACCGCCAGCTTGAAAACCCGCTGGCCGCAGTGCAGATGGGCCTCATTTATGTGAACCCCGAAGGCCCCAACGGCAATCCCGATCCGGTGGCGGCCGCGCGCGACATCCGCGAAACCTTCCGTCGCATGGCGATGAACGACGAGGAAACCGTGGCGCTCATCGCGGGCGGCCACACCTTCGGCAAGACCCACGGCGCGGGGCCCGCCTCACATGTCGGCGCCAATGTGGAAGCCGCCCCGTTGGAGCAGCAGGGGCTCGGCTGGAAGAGCACTTACGGTTCCGGCAAGGGCGGCGACACCATTACCAGCGGCCTCGAAGTTACGTGGACCCAGACGCCCACGCAGTGGAGCAATTTCTTTTTCGAAAACCTGTTCAAATACGAGTGGGTGTTGACCAAGAGCCCGGCCGGCGCGCATCAGTGGATCGCCAAGGGCGCAGACGCCACCATTCCCGACGCCCATGACTCGTCAAAGAAGCATGTGCCCACAATGCTGACCACGGATCTGTCGTTGCGCTTCGATCCAGCTTACGAAAAAACCTCGCGCCGGTTTCTCGAACATCCCGAGCAGTTCGCCGACGCCTTTGCCCGCGCCTGGTTCAAGCTCACGCACCGCGACATGGGCCCCCGCGCCCGCTACATCGGCCCCGAAGTGCCGAAGGAGGAACTGATCTGGCAGGATCCAATTCCGGCGGTGAATCATCCGCTGGTGGATGCGCCGGACATTGTCGCGCTCAAGGCCAATATTCTTACCTCCGGTTTGACCGTTGCGGAACTGGTTTACACCGCGTGGTCGGCCGCCTCGACGTTCCGTGGCTCCGACAAGCGCGGCGGCGCAAACGGCGCCCGCATCCGCCTGGCGCCGCAAAAATTCTGGGAAGTCAATCAGCCCGCCCAACTGTCCAGGGTGCTGGGTGCATTGGAGGGCATTCAAACTGAATTCAACCGCACGGCTGCCGGCGGCAAGAAAGTCTCGCTGGCGGACCTCATCATGCTCGGCGGTTGCGCCGCCGTGGAACAGGCCGCAAAGAAGGCGGGGCACACCGTCACCGTGCCATTCACGCCTGGCCGCATGGATGCCACGCCGGAGCAGACCGACGTGGAATCCTTCGCCGTGCTCGAACCGGCAGCGGATGGCTTCCGCAACTACGTGAAGGGCAAATACAGCGTCCCCGCCGAATACCTGCTGCTGGACAAGGCGCAGTTGCTGACGCTCACCGCGCCTGAAATGACGGCCTTGGTCGGCGGGCTGCGCGCGCTCGGCGCCAACTTCGGCGGCAGCCCGCACGGTGTGTTCACCAAACATCCCGGCGCGCTGACCAACGACTTCTTCATCAACCTGCTCGACATGGGCACGGAATGGAAACGTCTCGACGAGCACGGCACCCAGTTCGAAGGCCGCGACCGCAAGACCGGCGAACTCAAGTGGAGCGCCACGCGCGTGGACCTGGTCTTCGGCGCCGACTCGCGCCTGCGGGCGGTGGCCGAAGTTTACGGATCAGCCGACGGTGAAGCGAAACTGGTGCATGACTTCGTGGCCGCCTGGTCCAAGGTGATGAACCTGGACCGCTTCGATCTCGAATAATCAATTGACGGTTGCAGAAACACAGCGGCCCGCAGGCGTTGACCTGCGGGTCGTTTTATTTGTAGCGCAAACAGTCTGCTTCCTTCACCGCCGACGGGCGGTCGGCGAATCACCGACCGGCAGGTTGCCAGCCTGCGACACAGCAGACAGTTTGTGTGCGGACGCTTGCTACGCCCTCAATTCCCTGATGTCCGCCAGAATCTGCGCGATGACTTCCGCCTTCGGCTTCGCGCCTCATGTGCCGCCGTGGTGGAGGCGAGATTGAATTTAATTGTTTGTTTCTGCCGTCAACGTCACCGGCCCAAGCAGGCCGGCCGGAACGAGCTGTGAATCTTTGGTGAAATAATTCCACGTCGTAAAAGTATACCGGCCATGCGAGGGGCGCGGCTGACCCTTGATAAACCAGTCGGGAAATGCTTTGAGCGGACCGCCGTGGCCTTGATCGCCTTGGTTCCATTCGCAATCGGCCGGCTCTTGCTCGTCACCAATCAACCGGTTCGCCCAGACGTTGACCACCTTGATTTCGAGACGATTGCCCCTTGGTTTGACGGCGGCGCTGATATCCACCCGCCACGGTGCAGTCCAGACGACGCCCAAATCTTTTCCGTTCAGCCGCACTTCGGCAAGTTCGCGCACCACGCCCAGGTCGAGAAAAAGTTTTCCCGTTCCCGCAACTGTAGTCGGGAGGTCAAACGTTTTCGTGTAAACCGCCGTGCCGCTGTAAAACTTGATGCCCGGCTCGGGCCGCTTCGACCAGTCGTCGAGTTGTTCGAACGTCACCCGCTCAGGCCCGCCCCACTTCGGGTCGAAGCTCACCGCCCACGCGCCGGTGAGTTCACCGGTGGTTTTGCAGGCGGGGAAATTCTTGGGCGGCCGCGTTTGGAAGATCGGCAGCTTGCGGAACACCACGAAACAACTTTCCGCCGCCGCGAATGCCAGTGGCACGAGCGTTTTTCCGTCGCGAACTTCAAACTCCGGCAGGTCGCGCCTTGCGCCGGTCACGGGATTCCAAAGCTCGGGCTGTTTGCCGGTCACGCCAAACGTCGCCAGCGCCGAGCCGCTGTTCGTCGAGAGGTTGGCGATGAAGTAAACATCGCTCGTTCCATCTCGGCGGTGAATGCTTTTCAACTGTAAACGTTCGCTGCGGTTGGTGGACGCGAAATCGTTCGTGGCAATTTCACCCCATTGCAGCAGGGCCTGACAGCGCGTGAGGTAGCGCACCCACGCCTTGCCCTGTTCCCACCACGTCTGCGTGCGGTCGAAATGCGTGCCCCACTGGCCCATGACCATGCCCGGCTGCCAGCGCTCGTCGAACGGCTGGTGGGTGAAGCGGTGCAGCAACATGCGGTTCACGCCGTCGCAAAACGCCGCGTCGCCGATGGGCTTCAACCACGCGGGTGTCTCCGTCCACCGGCTGTCGCCCGGCCCGCCGGTGTAAGCCTCCGCTTCGATCAGGTTGCGACCCGCCGCGCGCACCGCCGCCACCGTCGGCGCGAGTTCGTAAGGGCTGTAGCTTCCCTTCGCGGTCCAGAACTCCGTTACGATGCGGTCCACGTGTGGCACGACGTCGGTGATGTTCCATGGGCCGCCGTAAGGTTCGCACATGAATTTCAACCCGGCCTTCCGCAACTTGCGCTGGATGACCGGAAAATAATTTTCGCGATACAGGTCGCGAATGGTCTGGTTGAAATCCTCCTGGA
This window harbors:
- the katG gene encoding catalase/peroxidase HPI gives rise to the protein MSSESKCPFHQGAGFSGAVPAGAGTANRDWWPNALPLEMLHQHSAKSNPMEPAFDYAKEFQSLDYAALKKDLAALMTDSQDWWPADFGHYGPLFIRMAWHSAGTYRISDGRGGGGRGQQRFAPLNSWPDNVSLDKARRLLWPIKQKYGRKISWADLLILAGNVALETMGFKTFGFAGGREDTWEPDQDVYWGKETKWLDDKRYSGDRQLENPLAAVQMGLIYVNPEGPNGNPDPVAAARDIRETFRRMAMNDEETVALIAGGHTFGKTHGAGPASHVGANVEAAPLEQQGLGWKSTYGSGKGGDTITSGLEVTWTQTPTQWSNFFFENLFKYEWVLTKSPAGAHQWIAKGADATIPDAHDSSKKHVPTMLTTDLSLRFDPAYEKTSRRFLEHPEQFADAFARAWFKLTHRDMGPRARYIGPEVPKEELIWQDPIPAVNHPLVDAPDIVALKANILTSGLTVAELVYTAWSAASTFRGSDKRGGANGARIRLAPQKFWEVNQPAQLSRVLGALEGIQTEFNRTAAGGKKVSLADLIMLGGCAAVEQAAKKAGHTVTVPFTPGRMDATPEQTDVESFAVLEPAADGFRNYVKGKYSVPAEYLLLDKAQLLTLTAPEMTALVGGLRALGANFGGSPHGVFTKHPGALTNDFFINLLDMGTEWKRLDEHGTQFEGRDRKTGELKWSATRVDLVFGADSRLRAVAEVYGSADGEAKLVHDFVAAWSKVMNLDRFDLE
- a CDS encoding glycosyl hydrolase, producing MRLFCLLLIACIACARGDELESRFEHPPESAKPGVLWMWMGSNINSNGITRDLEALRDAGFGSATMFSLADSCTPWARAISNAPSPGAVTFTEPWWRLVRHAAADARRLGIDFGVHNCAGYESSGGPWITPELSMQEIVWSETQVSGGTSFSGELPRARPDLHSRMQFPLWNPTNGKLEKPEVPARQEFYRDVAVLALPASGIVGRADVVDLSSKLSADGKLDWAVPPGDWIIYRFGRTTMGTLLQPAQWEAIGLECDKMSQAAVEFHMDHIISAAKQQLGDLVGNGFNYYHFDSYEAGTPGWTPKMREEFAARRGYDLTAFLPTLAKRVVGSAAETKKFQEDFNQTIRDLYRENYFPVIQRKLRKAGLKFMCEPYGGPWNITDVVPHVDRIVTEFWTAKGSYSPYELAPTVAAVRAAGRNLIEAEAYTGGPGDSRWTETPAWLKPIGDAAFCDGVNRMLLHRFTHQPFDERWQPGMVMGQWGTHFDRTQTWWEQGKAWVRYLTRCQALLQWGEIATNDFASTNRSERLQLKSIHRRDGTSDVYFIANLSTNSGSALATFGVTGKQPELWNPVTGARRDLPEFEVRDGKTLVPLAFAAAESCFVVFRKLPIFQTRPPKNFPACKTTGELTGAWAVSFDPKWGGPERVTFEQLDDWSKRPEPGIKFYSGTAVYTKTFDLPTTVAGTGKLFLDLGVVRELAEVRLNGKDLGVVWTAPWRVDISAAVKPRGNRLEIKVVNVWANRLIGDEQEPADCEWNQGDQGHGGPLKAFPDWFIKGQPRPSHGRYTFTTWNYFTKDSQLVPAGLLGPVTLTAETNN